A stretch of Primulina tabacum isolate GXHZ01 chromosome 13, ASM2559414v2, whole genome shotgun sequence DNA encodes these proteins:
- the LOC142523210 gene encoding LOW QUALITY PROTEIN: uncharacterized protein LOC142523210 (The sequence of the model RefSeq protein was modified relative to this genomic sequence to represent the inferred CDS: deleted 2 bases in 2 codons) → MDHQQSHGYIMQPPPPHHAPPSAADPYQRPPPPPPAQHGHPWPYSTPQFQFQVQHSPSPPPPQWVPPQSHSSDHAQYLHPPPPPPYSGHQPPPYPSHPHYPQSHPLPPRPPHAPQSYTQDLGNGSCSHHQGWDYSNQSNSNEQDWAEKARAWAVAKAAADNQYSVPVGRPEEQNYFHDQYPQSINPQFQSVHVPMEQASSYQQYPVGVGPSNRTGPGQLQESQHITSGQSSYTVDLHVPYAARDGNLMGNSCEPTHPQENSSLSSLPYQQEVPSSYSSVSGNEGAGDRYEQFNSSSSMHVASVAHNHVQPLPPAVGRTGWAEEHHHLLSSKPNESVIGMSDQPLNFSHHFNRNLDQNMQPNSTHPSGGPVRVLDPMVSMSSNYAWTPSSSSGIVHPPMPPTISPGAQVDHPVAMPSPASGHSAPIFPTGHGFQPPASLIGASFGAGSGVVSHPTTSFSVDAYGVPSISERPKKASVPNWLREEIIKNKAVITSSVPMLPQEDLPSIEGDMSDKFSQKIDNSDSKSIDSSRSAEDDDEDEDEDVEAARNAAINKEIKRVLTEVLLKVTDELFDEIATKVLNEDDLSVEVVQNPDMSNHCLLPSTPTISTSAAFAKVLIPAKTMNIHSEDGSEKSTSGSAGDVLGLGSYASDEDDDEIQISGKLNSKESSTNQQSSPNKVLEDARSRKKIEEHGLENTGRETPIISMDNVSAADMGVKDDRAVRKLSSSDTLRSSKKASREDEMHHGSDISMPNKSITEKAVERPDGNLDARKSSDSSRVQNLGNRSEKNDVHGNKRNLVEKDQQCAEYAKETVDKGDENHRRLEERHARTEREYYNGSKDKGKEKSRNGERAQDPEARKRPSPSEGKGGKSDTRGDKRKSFKESSDDKRHDKTRDEKRERSWYKNGSGASKHKPHRSSSVGSRDSDKDNLIAGRSNDSSDESSDALKRKSRHSKRHRSPSPTRSRKRQVSRSPSKHSKRRHTHYSSLEKTRSKSRSRSPVRKRR, encoded by the exons ATGGACCATCAGCAGTCTCACGGCTATATTATGCAGCCTCCGCCTCCACATCACGCGCCGCCGTCCGCGGCGGATCCATATCAAAGGCCGCCTCCACCCCCTCCGGCGCAGCACGGTCACCCGTGGCCCTACTCCACCCCTCAATTTCAATTCCAAGTCCAGCACTCCCCCTCTCCCCCACCTCCACAGTGGGTGCCGCCGCAGTCTCACTCCTCCGATCACGCGCAGTACCTTCACCCTCCTCCGCCACCTCCTTACTCTGGCCACCAGCCTCCCCCGTACCCCTCGCACCCTCATTACCCTCAATCGCATCCTCTACCGCCTAGACCGCCTCATGCCCCCCAATCTTACACTCAG GATTTGGGAAATGGCAGCTGTAGTCATCACCAGGGTTGGGACTACTCGAATCAGT CGAACAGTAATGAACAAGACTGGGCAGAAAAAGCCAGAGCATGGGCAGTTGCGAAAGCCGCGGCAGACAATCAGTATTCTGTACCTGTTGGAAGACCAGAAGAGCAGAACTATTTCCACGATCAATATCCACAATCCATTAATCCTCAATTTCAAAGTGTACATGTGCCGATGGAGCAAGCCTCTAGCTATCAACAATATCCAGTTGGAGTGGGACCTTCAAACAGGACAGGACCGGGTCAGTTGCAGGAGTCTCAGCATATCACCTCAGGGCAATCATCTTATACTGTGGATTTGCACGTCCCGTATGCAGCAAGAGATGGAAACCTGATGGGAAATTCATGTGAACCAACCCATCCACAAGAGAATTCATCTTTAAGTTCATTGCCCTATCAGCAGGAGGTACCTTCTAGTTATTCTTCTGTCTCAG GTAATGAAGGTGCTGGAGATAGATATGAACAGTTCAATAGCTCTTCATCTATGCATGTTGCGTCTGTGGCACATAATCATGTTCAGCCACTGCCACCTGCAGTCGGTCGGACTGGATGGGCAGAGGAGCACCATCACTTACTTTCTAGCAAACCAAATGAGTCTGTAATTGGTATGAGTGATCAGCCATTGAACTTTTCACATCATTTTAATCGCAACTTGGACCAAAATATGCAACCCAATTCTACTCATCCGTCAGGCGGCCCAGTCAGAGTTCTGGATCCTATGGTGTCTATGTCTTCAAATTATGCTTGGACTCCCTCGTCTTCATCTGGAATTGTTCATCCTCCCATGCCTCCCACAATCTCACCAGGGGCACAG GTTGATCACCCAGTAGCTATGCCTTCTCCAGCTTCTGGACATTCTGCACCAATTTTTCCTACTGGGCATGGTTTTCAGCCTCCCGCCTCATTGATTGGTGCATCTTTTGGTGCTGGCTCTGGTGTTGTCTCACATCCTACTACATCTTTCTCGGTAGATGCTTATGGTGTTCCTAGCATTTCTGAGCGTCCTAAAAAG GCCTCTGTACCTAATTGGCTTAGGGaggaaataataaaaaataaagctGTTATCACAAGTTCTGTTCCAATGCTTCCTCAAGAGGATTTACCATCCATTGAAGGAGATATGAGTGATAAATTTTCTCAGAAGATTGACAATTCAGATAGTAAAAGCATTGATTCTTCTCGGTCAGCGGAAGATGATGATGAGGATGAGGACGAG GATGTCGAAGCTGCCAGAAATGCAGCTATCAACAAAGAAATAAAGCGTGTTTTAACTGAAGTTCTTTTGAAG GTCACTGATGAACTTTTTGACGAAATCGCAACCAAAGTTCTTAATGAAGATGATCTCTCTGTTGAAG TTGTACAAAATCCAGATATGTCAAATCATTGCTTGTTACCATCTACACCAACTATTTCGACATCCGCAGCCTTTGCAAAAGTTCTAATTCCGGCCAAGACTATGAATATTCATTCTGAGGATGGTAGTGAAAAATCTACCTCTGGCTCTGCTGGAGATGTTCTAGGTCTTGGTAGTTATGCCTCAGAtgaggatgatgatgagatcCAGATTTCTGGTAAGCTGAACTCAAAGGAAAGCTCCACAAATCAGCAATCATCCCCGAACAAGGTTTTGGAAGATGCTCGTTCCAGGAAAAAAATAGAAGAGCATGGATTGGAGAACACTGGCAGAGAGACTCCAATTATTTCCATGGATAATGTAAGTGCTGCAGATATGGGTGTGAAAGATGATAGGGCAGTTAGGAAGTTATCTTCTAGTGACACCCTGCGGTCCTCCAAGAAAGCATCTCGTGAAGATGAGATGCATCATGGATCTGATATTTCCATGCCAAACAAATCTATAACCGAGAAGGCTGTGGAAAGACCAGATGGAAATTTAGATGCTAGAAAGTCAAGTGACAGTTCCAGAGTCCAA AATCTAGGTAACAGGTCTGAAAAGAATGATGTGCATGGAAACAAAAGGAACTTGGTTGAAAAAGACCAGCAATGTGCC GAATATGCCAAAGAAACGGTGGATAAGGGAGATGAAAATCACCGGAGGCTTGAGGAGAGGCATGCACGAACAGAAAGGGAGTATTATAATGGTTCAAAAGACAAAGGAAAGGAAAAAAGTAGAAATGGGGAAAGAGCACAGGATCCTGAAGCAAGGAAACGGCCTTCTCCTTCTGAGGGGAAGGGGGGAAAATCCGACACAAGAGGGGACAAAAGGAAAAGTTTTAAAGAAAGCAGTGATGATAAAAGACATGATAAAACAAGAGATGAGAAAAGGGAAAGATCTTGGTATAAAAATGGAAGTGGCGCTAGCAAGCATAAACCACACCGGTCTTCTTCTGTTGGTAGTAGGGACTCTGACAAGGATAACTTGATTGCTGGCCGTTCAAACGATTCAAGCGACGAGTCCTCAGATGCTTTGAAAAG GAAATCGCGTCATTCTAAAAGGCATAGATCTCCATCGCCCACCAGGTCCAGAAAAAG acAAGTTTCGCGGTCTCCTAGCAAGCACTCTAAGCGCAGGCATACTCACTACTCTTCTCTTGAGAAGACCAG GTCAAAGTCAAGGTCAAGATCGCCAGTACGCAAGAGACGATAA
- the LOC142523063 gene encoding RAF-like serine/threonine-protein kinase PRAF — translation MVGNDLSRKPIKFMCSYGGRILPRYPDGKLRYHGGDTRVLSVERTVSFSELLLKLAEMCGTAVSLRCQLPSEDLDALVSITSDEDLANLIEEYDRAAVASSSPVSSLKIRAFLSAPKPTKKVSPPPSTVSFTSPKSPFCYAAVTGGVPPRCPSSASGKHIPHVSKQPPSYVVKVAGKSPYHQYACHHHGNGGRVYLIHCGNNWQ, via the exons ATGGTCGGAAATGATCTCTCCCGAAAACCCATCAAGTTCATGTGCAGCTACGGCGGCCGGATCCTCCCCCGTTACCCCGACGGAAAGCTGCGGTACCACGGCGGCGATACCCGTGTTCTTTCTGTGGAACGCACTGTTTCTTTTTCGG AGCTGTTGTTGAAATTAGCGGAGATGTGTGGAACGGCGGTGAGTTTGAGGTGCCAATTGCCGTCTGAAGATCTGGACGCATTGGTGTCGATTACTTCCGACGAGGATCTCGCCAATCTCATCGAGGAGTACGACCGGGCGGCGGTGGCGTCGTCTTCGCCGGTCTCCTCTCTCAAGATCAGAGCTTTCCTCTCCGCCCCCAAGCCCACCAAAAAGGTCTCTCCACCTCCCTCAACTGTCTCCTTCACCTCACCCAAATCACCCTTCTGCTATGCCGCCGTCACTGGCGGCGTCCCGCCTCGGTGCCCCAGCTCCGCCAGTGGGAAACACATCCCCCACGTCTCCAAGCAGCCGCCGTCCTACGTCGTGAAAGTCGCCGGGAAATCTCCTTACCATCAGTATGCATGCCACCATCATGGAAATGGTGGCCGTGTTTATCTGATTCACTGTGGGAATAATTGGCAATAA